Proteins encoded together in one Anopheles darlingi chromosome 3, idAnoDarlMG_H_01, whole genome shotgun sequence window:
- the LOC125957779 gene encoding fatty acyl-CoA reductase wat-like isoform X1, whose amino-acid sequence MFAQRYVIGNDKRIGSEAPVRARLRGQNTDRRAMDMRVSEETAHNNELTMTEERKITSTPVMEFYRDKCVLITGGTGFIGRLLIEKMLRINVRQIILLSRPKKGKTVQERCDDLFSSVVFMNLKKEFPTFTERVKLIDGDLQHPSLGLSEESIEFIVNNAQIVLHAASDVRFDQALKKAIEVNVRGTRDLLRLTERIVNLQVFIYISTAYSNCPQSVIKETFYPPPSDPQSMINLVEAMDERFEEHMNKTVNDFIHPWPNTYVYTKALTEDIVRQYGQLLPVAVVRPSIVIATNEEPIGGWTDNIYGLNGVIAGVALGIIRIMHVDDNNAADIIPADYVVNAVLAAGWQTYIERFIYHHLRKHERPLPATQSNGELKGVAKPRTKIYNCVTGSDNPISYQKIYEYSIEVGKSCPPKKSLWIVCHNTTKSKYMYEFYKLLYHLLPAFLIDTYLRAIRRTPRIMDLYRKVHKFATVIEYFANGKWTFENENMRSLRERLSPDDQIMFPCNVKKLVWVDYFWTYIHGLRKHIANEPLENLDEAIKRHKQMRILHFFILVAYYSVCALILFYLAKAVGILLF is encoded by the exons ATGTTCGCGCAGCGGTACGTGATTGGAAATG ATaagcggatcggatcggaagccCCCGTGCGTGCGAGACTTCGCGGGCAAAACACAGACAGACGCGCGATGGATATGCGTGTGAGCGAGGAAACGGCCCACAACAATGAGCTCACAATGACGGAGGAGCGCAAGATCACCTCGACGCCGGTGATGGAGTTTTACCGCGACAAGTGCGTCCTGATAACCGGGGGTACCGGATTTATCGGACGGTTGCTGATCGAGAAGATGCTACG CATTAACGTGCGCCAGATCATACTGTTGTCGCGaccgaaaaagggcaaaacgGTGCAGGAACGATGCGACGATCTGTTCAGCAGCGTCGTGTTTATGAACCTAAAGAAGGAGTTCCCGACGTTCACCGAACGCGTGAAGCTGATCGATGGCGATCTGCAGCATCCGTCGCTCGGTCTGTCAGAGGAATCGATCGAGTTTATCGTCAACAACGCGCAGATCGTCCTGCATGCCGCCTCGGACGTACGATTCGATCAAGCGCTGAAAAAGGCCATCGAAGTGAATGTCCGCGGAACGCGCGATCTGCTTCGGTTAACCGAGCGGATCGTTAACCTGCAGGTGTTCATCTACATATCGACAGCCTACTCGAACTGCCCGCAGTCGGTGATCAAGGAAACGTTCTATCCCCCACCATCGGATCCGCAAAGCATGATCAACCTGGTGGAGGCCATGGATGAGCGGTTCGAGGAGCACATGAACAAGACGGTGAACGATTTCATCCACCCGTGGCCAAACACGTACGTGTACACGAAAGCACTGACGGAGGATATAGTGCGCCAGTACGGTCAGCTGTTACCGGTGGCCGTTGTACGACCCTCGATCG TGATTGCCACCAACGAGGAACCGATCGGTGGCTGGACGGACAACATCTATGGATTGAATGGAGTGATCGCCGGTGTGGCGCTGGGCATCATCCGGATCATGCACGTGGACGACAACAACGCGGCGGACATCATACCGGCCGATTACGTCGTGAACGCGGTACTGGCGGCCGGATGGCAGACGTACATCGAACG TTTTATCTATCATCATCTTAGGAAACACGAGCGGCCCCTACCGGCGACCCAGTCGAACGGTGAGCTCAAGGGAGTGGCCAAACCGCGCACCAAGATCTACAACTGTGTCACCGGAAGTGACAATCCCATTTCATACC AGAAAATCTACGAATACTCGATCGAGGTCGGTAAGAGTTGTCCACCGAAGAAGTCCCTCTGGATCGTGTGCCACAACACGACGAAGAGCAAGTATATGTACGAGTTTTATAAACTGCTGTACCATCTTTTGCCCGCGTTCCTTATCGATACCTATCTGCGCGCAATCAGGCGTACACCACG AATTATGGATCTTTATCGTAAGGTACACAAATTCGCCACGGTTATCGAGTACTTCGCCAACGGGAAGTGGACGTTCGAGAACGAGAATATGCGATCGCTGAGAGAGAG GCTCTCACCAGATGATCAGATCATGTTCCCGTGCAATGTGAAGAAGCTCGTCTGGGTGGATTACTTCTGGACGTACATCCATGGATTGCGCAAGCACATCGCGAACGAGCCGCTCGAGAACCTCGACGAAGCGATCAAGCGCCACAAGCAGATGCGGATACTGCACTTCTTCATCCTGGTCGCGTACTACTCCGTCTGTGCCTTGATTCTGTTCTACCTGGCGAAGGCGGTTGGAATATTGCTATTCTAG
- the LOC125957779 gene encoding fatty acyl-CoA reductase wat-like isoform X2 — MFAQRYVIGNDKRIGSEAPVRARLRGQNTDRRAMDMRVSEETAHNNELTMTEERKITSTPVMEFYRDKCVLITGGTGFIGRLLIEKMLRINVRQIILLSRPKKGKTVQERCDDLFSSVVFMNLKKEFPTFTERVKLIDGDLQHPSLGLSEESIEFIVNNAQIVLHAASDVRFDQALKKAIEVNVRGTRDLLRLTERIVNLQVFIYISTAYSNCPQSVIKETFYPPPSDPQSMINLVEAMDERFEEHMNKTVNDFIHPWPNTYVYTKALTEDIVRQYGQLLPVAVVRPSIVIATNEEPIGGWTDNIYGLNGVIAGVALGIIRIMHVDDNNAADIIPADYVVNAVLAAGWQTYIERKHERPLPATQSNGELKGVAKPRTKIYNCVTGSDNPISYQKIYEYSIEVGKSCPPKKSLWIVCHNTTKSKYMYEFYKLLYHLLPAFLIDTYLRAIRRTPRIMDLYRKVHKFATVIEYFANGKWTFENENMRSLRERLSPDDQIMFPCNVKKLVWVDYFWTYIHGLRKHIANEPLENLDEAIKRHKQMRILHFFILVAYYSVCALILFYLAKAVGILLF, encoded by the exons ATGTTCGCGCAGCGGTACGTGATTGGAAATG ATaagcggatcggatcggaagccCCCGTGCGTGCGAGACTTCGCGGGCAAAACACAGACAGACGCGCGATGGATATGCGTGTGAGCGAGGAAACGGCCCACAACAATGAGCTCACAATGACGGAGGAGCGCAAGATCACCTCGACGCCGGTGATGGAGTTTTACCGCGACAAGTGCGTCCTGATAACCGGGGGTACCGGATTTATCGGACGGTTGCTGATCGAGAAGATGCTACG CATTAACGTGCGCCAGATCATACTGTTGTCGCGaccgaaaaagggcaaaacgGTGCAGGAACGATGCGACGATCTGTTCAGCAGCGTCGTGTTTATGAACCTAAAGAAGGAGTTCCCGACGTTCACCGAACGCGTGAAGCTGATCGATGGCGATCTGCAGCATCCGTCGCTCGGTCTGTCAGAGGAATCGATCGAGTTTATCGTCAACAACGCGCAGATCGTCCTGCATGCCGCCTCGGACGTACGATTCGATCAAGCGCTGAAAAAGGCCATCGAAGTGAATGTCCGCGGAACGCGCGATCTGCTTCGGTTAACCGAGCGGATCGTTAACCTGCAGGTGTTCATCTACATATCGACAGCCTACTCGAACTGCCCGCAGTCGGTGATCAAGGAAACGTTCTATCCCCCACCATCGGATCCGCAAAGCATGATCAACCTGGTGGAGGCCATGGATGAGCGGTTCGAGGAGCACATGAACAAGACGGTGAACGATTTCATCCACCCGTGGCCAAACACGTACGTGTACACGAAAGCACTGACGGAGGATATAGTGCGCCAGTACGGTCAGCTGTTACCGGTGGCCGTTGTACGACCCTCGATCG TGATTGCCACCAACGAGGAACCGATCGGTGGCTGGACGGACAACATCTATGGATTGAATGGAGTGATCGCCGGTGTGGCGCTGGGCATCATCCGGATCATGCACGTGGACGACAACAACGCGGCGGACATCATACCGGCCGATTACGTCGTGAACGCGGTACTGGCGGCCGGATGGCAGACGTACATCGAACG GAAACACGAGCGGCCCCTACCGGCGACCCAGTCGAACGGTGAGCTCAAGGGAGTGGCCAAACCGCGCACCAAGATCTACAACTGTGTCACCGGAAGTGACAATCCCATTTCATACC AGAAAATCTACGAATACTCGATCGAGGTCGGTAAGAGTTGTCCACCGAAGAAGTCCCTCTGGATCGTGTGCCACAACACGACGAAGAGCAAGTATATGTACGAGTTTTATAAACTGCTGTACCATCTTTTGCCCGCGTTCCTTATCGATACCTATCTGCGCGCAATCAGGCGTACACCACG AATTATGGATCTTTATCGTAAGGTACACAAATTCGCCACGGTTATCGAGTACTTCGCCAACGGGAAGTGGACGTTCGAGAACGAGAATATGCGATCGCTGAGAGAGAG GCTCTCACCAGATGATCAGATCATGTTCCCGTGCAATGTGAAGAAGCTCGTCTGGGTGGATTACTTCTGGACGTACATCCATGGATTGCGCAAGCACATCGCGAACGAGCCGCTCGAGAACCTCGACGAAGCGATCAAGCGCCACAAGCAGATGCGGATACTGCACTTCTTCATCCTGGTCGCGTACTACTCCGTCTGTGCCTTGATTCTGTTCTACCTGGCGAAGGCGGTTGGAATATTGCTATTCTAG
- the LOC125957782 gene encoding fatty acyl-CoA reductase wat-like — MSLQDFQNNSSPVGEFFAGQTVLLTGGSGFLGKLFIEKLVKCGVREILLLLRTKKGVSPEERIKVLLKKEVIFVNYATQPELYLSRIKVIEGDISKPGLAISNDDLEYIYSHTNIILHSAADVRFDESLHESVLTNVRGTEHLLRVALKCPLLKVFVHVSTAFSQCVYEHVEERFYPPSVDPFELIRAIEQDTRMEEFEVMAKKIIEPWPNTYAFTKSLAEDVVHQYKDKLPIAVVRPSIVTSTYKDPITGWTDNFYGFNGVVVGAGTGVLRIFHIYDEYKANIIPADIVINATLVAARYAADHPLEENVFNCTTDENYTTWGAVRADCMSQKSLVAAKKSLWIPTYNTTRYQLVADFLAIFYHLLPALLFDLVLRLRGQKAQVLRLYRKVHRFSDVLRFFTIKQFTFGTERMRTVLDQMAIIDRHLFPCDMRSVVWSEFIINQVRGCREYLLHEPWEMNEEALRINRRRTVIHRCMLTVIYLGFGMLALRLLAAAGIPDLRFYLGCTEFAT, encoded by the exons ATGAGTTTGCAGGATTTCCAGAACAACAGCTCCCCGGTAGGAGAATTCTTTGCGGGGCAAACGGTTCTGCTTACCGGTGGAAGCGGATTTCTCGGGAAGCTGTTTATCGAAAAGTTGGTGAA GTGCGGTGTTCGTGAGATTTTACTTTTGCTACGCACGAAGAAGGGTGTCTCGCCGGAGGAACGAATCAAGGTGCTACTCAAGAAGGAGGTCATCTTTGTGAACTATGCGACTCAACCGGAGCTGTATCTGTCCAGGATTAAGGTCATCGAGGGTGACATCAGTAAACCGGGACTGGCGATCAGCAACGATGATCTGGAGTATATCTACAGCCATACCAACATCATATTGCATTCGGCAGCCGACGTGCGATTCGACGAATCGCTGCACGAATCAGTGTTAACGAATGTTCGCGGTACGGAGCATCTGCTTCGTGTGGCCCTGAAATGTCCTCTTCTTAAG GTGTTTGTTCACGTATCGACGGCTTTCTCTCAGTGCGTGTACGAGCATGTAGAGGAACGGTTCTATCCACCGTCGGTGGACCCGTTTGAACTGATCCGCGCCATCGAACAGGACACTCGCATGGAGGAGTTCGAGGTTATGGCCAAGAAGATTATTGAACCGTGGCCAAACACGTACGCCTTCACGAAGTCGCTCGCCGAAGATGTTGTGCATCAGTACAAGGACAAGCTCCCGATAGCCGTGGTTCGGCCTTCGATCG TGACGTCCACCTACAAGGATCCCATTACCGGTTGGACGGACAACTTCTACGGGTTCAACGGTGTGGTCGTCGGTGCTGGAACGGGGGTGCTGCGCATCTTCCACATTTACGATGAGTACAAG GCCAACATAATCCCCGCGGACATCGTGATAAATGCGACGCTCGTGGCAGCGCGCTATGCTGCCGACCATCCGCTCGAGGAGAACGTCTTCAACTGTACAACGGACGAGAACTACACGACCTGGGGTGCCGTTCGTGCCGATTGTATGTCGCAGAAGAGTTTAGTGGCGGCCAAGAAATCGCTCTGGATCCCGACCTACAACACGACCCGCTACCAACTGGTTGCCGATTTCCTGGCCATCTTTTACCATCTTTTGCCAGCGCTCCTGTTCGATCTGGTGCTGCGGCTACGGGGCCAGAAGGCGCAAGTACTGCGTCTCTACCGTAAGGTGCACCGGTTCTCGGACGTGCTGCGCTTCTTCACCATCAAGCAGTTCACGTTCGGCACCGAACGGATGCGCACCGTACTCGACCAGATGGCCATCATTGATCGGCATCTCTTCCCGTGCGATATGCGGTCGGTGGTCTGGAGCGAGTTCATCATTAACCAGGTGCGCGGTTGCCGGGAGTATTTGCTCCACGAGCCGTGGGAAATGAACGAAGAGGCACTAAGGATCAATAGGCGCCGGACCGTGATCCACCGGTGCATGCTGACCGTCATCTATTTAGGATTCGGGATGCTAGCGCTACGGCTACTGGCAGCCGCCGGAATACCCGATCTGCGCTTTTATCTAGGATGTACGGAGTTTGCCACATAG